A window of the Halichoerus grypus chromosome 2, mHalGry1.hap1.1, whole genome shotgun sequence genome harbors these coding sequences:
- the ZNF18 gene encoding zinc finger protein 18 isoform X1, with translation MPVELGQALVLPLRLAKAEDAPFSGPDAASRGELSNPEAARQLFRQFRYQVMSGPHETLRQLRKLCFQWLRPEVHTKEQILEILMLEQFLTILPGEIQMWVRKQCPGSGEEAVTLVESLKGDPQRLWQWISIQVLGQEILSEKMESASCQVGEVERHSEVGPQELGLQDSPCRPLEPPSHPVKEESDMEQELVMAATPPPGPPEERLIRDQDFGASFLQAAPPEQWRHLDSTQKEQYWDLMLETYGKMVSGGISGSKSDLTNSTEYGEELVGLHLPVGEKIPRPTCIGDRQENDKENVNLENCRGQEASDVSCQASGEAPSQVSLGGLVSEDEPRCFGEGDSLPEAPENLQGEGPASRLSPHGRNSGKQHLANPHPEELSLLWLEEKREASPKGQPRAPMAQKLPTCRECGKTFYRNSQLVFHQRTHTGETYFQCPTCKKAFLRSSDFVKHQRIHTGEKPCKCDYCGKGFSDFSGLRHHEKIHTGEKPYKCPICEKSFIQRSNFNRHQRVHTGEKPYKCSRCGKSFSWSSSLDKHQRSHLGKKPFQ, from the exons ATGCCTGTCGAGCTGGGGCAGGCCCTGGTCCTGCCACTGCGGCTGGCGAAGGCCGAGGACGCCCCATTCTCAGGACCAGATGCTGCCTCTCGAGGGGAGCTCTCTAACCCCGAGGCCGCACGCCAGCTTTTCAGGCAGTTTCGTTACCAGGTGATGTCTGGGCCCCACGAGACGCTGAGACAACTGCGGAAGCTCTGTTTCCAGTGGCTGCGGCCAGAGGTTCACACAAAGGAGCAGATCCTAGAGATCCTCATGTTGGAGCAGTTCCTGACCATCCTGCCTGGGGAGATCCAGATGTGGGTGCGGAAACAGTGCCCCGGCAGCGGGGAGGAGGCCGTGACCCTTGTGGAGAGCTTGAAGGGAGACCCCCAGAGACTGTGGCAGTGG ATCAGCATCCAGGTTCTAGGACAGGAAATCTTGTCAGAGAAGATGGAATCTGCAAGCTGCCAAGTGGGGGAAGTAGAACGCCATTCTGAAGTGGGGCCTCAGGAGCTGGGACTTCAGGACTCACCCTGCAGGCCTCTGGAGCCTCCGAGCCATCCAGTGAAAGAGGAGTCTGACATGGAACAAGAATTAG TGATGGCTGCTACCCCACCTCCCGGCCCACCGGAGGAAAGGCTCATCAGAGACCAGGACTTCGGAGCCTCCTTTCTCCAAGCAGCACCTCCG GAGCAGTGGAGGCACCTGGATTCCACTCAGAAGGAGCAGTACTGGGATCTCATGCTGGAGACCTACGGGAAAATGGTCTCAGGAG GCATTTCCGGTTCCAAGTCTGATCTGACTAATTCAACAGAATATGGGGAAGAGCTGGTGGGACTGCACCTTCCTGTTGGCGAGAAGATCCCAAGACCCACCTGCATAG gaGACAGGCAGGAGAATGACAAAGAGAACGTGAATTTGGAAAACTGTAGAGGCCAGGAAGCTTCTGATGTCTCCTGTCAAGCATCAGGTGAGGCACCTTCTCAGGTGTCCTTGGGTGGCCTCGTCAGTGAGGATGAACCGAGATGCTTTGGAGAAGGGGACAGTCTCCCCGAGGCTCCAGAAAACCTTCAGGGTGAGGGGCCAGCGAGCCGGCTTTCGCCCCATGGAAGGAATTCTGGGAAACAGCATTTGGCTAATCCCCATCCGGAAGAACTGTCCCTGCTGTGgctggaggagaagagagaggcctCTCCGAAAGGGCAGCCGAGAGCCCCCATGGCCCAGAAACTCCCCACCTGCAGGGAGTGTGGGAAAACCTTTTATAGGAATTCTCAGCTGGTTTTCCACCAAAGAACTCACACCGGAGAGACGTACTTTCAGTGCCCCACCTGCAAAAAAGCCTTTCTACGGAGTTCAGACTTTGTGAAGCATCAGAGGAtccacacaggagagaagccTTGTAAATGTGATTACTGTGGGAAAGGCTTTAGCGACTTCTCGGGGTTGCGTCACCATGAGAAGATCCACACgggagagaaaccctataaatgtcCCATCTGTGAGAAAAGTTTTATTCAGAGATCCAACTTTAATCGACATCAGAGagttcacacaggagagaaaccttacaagtGTTCCCGCTGCGGGAAGAGTTTCAGCTGGAGCTCGAGCCTTGATAAACATCAAAGATCCCATTTAGGAAAGAAGCCCTTTCAGTAG
- the ZNF18 gene encoding zinc finger protein 18 isoform X2 — MPVELGQALVLPLRLAKAEDAPFSGPDAASRGELSNPEAARQLFRQFRYQVMSGPHETLRQLRKLCFQWLRPEVHTKEQILEILMLEQFLTILPGEIQMWVRKQCPGSGEEAVTLVESLKGDPQRLWQWISIQVLGQEILSEKMESASCQVGEVERHSEVGPQELGLQDSPCRPLEPPSHPVKEESDMEQELVMAATPPPGPPEERLIRDQDFGASFLQAAPPWRHLDSTQKEQYWDLMLETYGKMVSGGISGSKSDLTNSTEYGEELVGLHLPVGEKIPRPTCIGDRQENDKENVNLENCRGQEASDVSCQASGEAPSQVSLGGLVSEDEPRCFGEGDSLPEAPENLQGEGPASRLSPHGRNSGKQHLANPHPEELSLLWLEEKREASPKGQPRAPMAQKLPTCRECGKTFYRNSQLVFHQRTHTGETYFQCPTCKKAFLRSSDFVKHQRIHTGEKPCKCDYCGKGFSDFSGLRHHEKIHTGEKPYKCPICEKSFIQRSNFNRHQRVHTGEKPYKCSRCGKSFSWSSSLDKHQRSHLGKKPFQ; from the exons ATGCCTGTCGAGCTGGGGCAGGCCCTGGTCCTGCCACTGCGGCTGGCGAAGGCCGAGGACGCCCCATTCTCAGGACCAGATGCTGCCTCTCGAGGGGAGCTCTCTAACCCCGAGGCCGCACGCCAGCTTTTCAGGCAGTTTCGTTACCAGGTGATGTCTGGGCCCCACGAGACGCTGAGACAACTGCGGAAGCTCTGTTTCCAGTGGCTGCGGCCAGAGGTTCACACAAAGGAGCAGATCCTAGAGATCCTCATGTTGGAGCAGTTCCTGACCATCCTGCCTGGGGAGATCCAGATGTGGGTGCGGAAACAGTGCCCCGGCAGCGGGGAGGAGGCCGTGACCCTTGTGGAGAGCTTGAAGGGAGACCCCCAGAGACTGTGGCAGTGG ATCAGCATCCAGGTTCTAGGACAGGAAATCTTGTCAGAGAAGATGGAATCTGCAAGCTGCCAAGTGGGGGAAGTAGAACGCCATTCTGAAGTGGGGCCTCAGGAGCTGGGACTTCAGGACTCACCCTGCAGGCCTCTGGAGCCTCCGAGCCATCCAGTGAAAGAGGAGTCTGACATGGAACAAGAATTAG TGATGGCTGCTACCCCACCTCCCGGCCCACCGGAGGAAAGGCTCATCAGAGACCAGGACTTCGGAGCCTCCTTTCTCCAAGCAGCACCTCCG TGGAGGCACCTGGATTCCACTCAGAAGGAGCAGTACTGGGATCTCATGCTGGAGACCTACGGGAAAATGGTCTCAGGAG GCATTTCCGGTTCCAAGTCTGATCTGACTAATTCAACAGAATATGGGGAAGAGCTGGTGGGACTGCACCTTCCTGTTGGCGAGAAGATCCCAAGACCCACCTGCATAG gaGACAGGCAGGAGAATGACAAAGAGAACGTGAATTTGGAAAACTGTAGAGGCCAGGAAGCTTCTGATGTCTCCTGTCAAGCATCAGGTGAGGCACCTTCTCAGGTGTCCTTGGGTGGCCTCGTCAGTGAGGATGAACCGAGATGCTTTGGAGAAGGGGACAGTCTCCCCGAGGCTCCAGAAAACCTTCAGGGTGAGGGGCCAGCGAGCCGGCTTTCGCCCCATGGAAGGAATTCTGGGAAACAGCATTTGGCTAATCCCCATCCGGAAGAACTGTCCCTGCTGTGgctggaggagaagagagaggcctCTCCGAAAGGGCAGCCGAGAGCCCCCATGGCCCAGAAACTCCCCACCTGCAGGGAGTGTGGGAAAACCTTTTATAGGAATTCTCAGCTGGTTTTCCACCAAAGAACTCACACCGGAGAGACGTACTTTCAGTGCCCCACCTGCAAAAAAGCCTTTCTACGGAGTTCAGACTTTGTGAAGCATCAGAGGAtccacacaggagagaagccTTGTAAATGTGATTACTGTGGGAAAGGCTTTAGCGACTTCTCGGGGTTGCGTCACCATGAGAAGATCCACACgggagagaaaccctataaatgtcCCATCTGTGAGAAAAGTTTTATTCAGAGATCCAACTTTAATCGACATCAGAGagttcacacaggagagaaaccttacaagtGTTCCCGCTGCGGGAAGAGTTTCAGCTGGAGCTCGAGCCTTGATAAACATCAAAGATCCCATTTAGGAAAGAAGCCCTTTCAGTAG